In Streptomyces sp. SID8374, one genomic interval encodes:
- a CDS encoding anti-sigma regulatory factor, translated as MNVPWAEGQEPREQGIAQNDDVVRARQQVRSCAQQCKLSLVDQTKFITAASELARNTLVYGGGGQMRAGLVERDGRRGVAAVFEDSGPGIADVELALTDGWTSGGGLGLGLSGARRLVDEFFLDTEVGRGTTVSIVKWAR; from the coding sequence ATGAACGTCCCCTGGGCGGAGGGACAGGAGCCCCGGGAGCAGGGCATCGCCCAGAACGACGACGTCGTACGGGCCCGCCAGCAGGTCCGCTCGTGCGCGCAGCAGTGCAAGCTGTCGCTGGTCGACCAGACGAAGTTCATCACCGCCGCCAGCGAACTCGCCCGCAACACCCTGGTGTACGGCGGCGGCGGGCAGATGCGGGCGGGCCTGGTGGAGCGGGACGGGCGGCGCGGTGTCGCGGCGGTCTTCGAGGACTCCGGCCCCGGGATCGCCGACGTCGAACTCGCGCTGACCGACGGCTGGACCTCGGGCGGCGGCCTGGGCCTCGGGCTGAGCGGGGCGCGCCGGCTGGTGGACGAGTTCTTCCTGGACACCGAGGTGGGCCGGGGCACCACGGTGTCGATCGTGAAGTGGGCGCGATGA
- a CDS encoding STAS domain-containing protein, whose translation MTERVPVLRIGDVLLVSIQVDLEDQTVLNLQEDLAEQIVTRAARGVVIDITAVEIVDSFVGRMLATIASISRLLDAETVVVGMRPAVAITLVELGLSLGGVRTALDLEKGLALLRRSAADADRR comes from the coding sequence ATGACCGAGCGGGTTCCGGTCCTGCGGATCGGTGACGTCCTCCTCGTCTCCATCCAGGTGGACCTGGAGGACCAGACGGTGCTGAACCTCCAGGAGGACCTGGCGGAGCAGATCGTCACGCGCGCGGCCCGCGGCGTCGTCATCGACATCACCGCGGTCGAGATCGTCGACTCGTTCGTCGGGCGCATGCTGGCCACGATCGCCTCCATATCCCGGCTCCTCGACGCCGAGACCGTGGTGGTGGGCATGCGGCCCGCCGTGGCCATCACCCTGGTGGAGCTGGGGCTCTCGCTGGGCGGGGTCCGTACCGCACTCGACCTGGAGAAGGGTCTCGCGCTGCTGCGCCGGTCCGCCGCCGACGCGGACCGGCGATGA
- a CDS encoding STAS domain-containing protein, translating into MAKQDSKGDLAGLLSADRERVVDQWIDSVVGSLKGRISKAEVDRELRELYAALEEALASGSEDARGENLSETRALLTELSRNRARQGFTPSETAISVLALKKAFEPALRDGTAEDTDRYLRLSRVLDDLALFTIETYTRTREEIISSQAAQLMELSTPVVKLWDGVIAVPLVGTLDSARTQVVMEKLLQALVDTGSEQAIIDITGVPAVDTQVAQHLLKTIVAARLMGAECTVSGIRPQIAQTIVALGIEFGDIVTKATLADALQLALRKSGIDLVAHQGGGR; encoded by the coding sequence ATGGCGAAGCAGGACAGCAAGGGCGATCTGGCGGGACTGTTGTCCGCCGACCGCGAGAGAGTCGTGGACCAGTGGATCGACAGCGTCGTCGGATCGCTCAAGGGCCGCATCAGCAAGGCCGAGGTCGACCGCGAACTGCGTGAGCTGTACGCGGCGCTGGAGGAGGCGCTCGCCTCGGGCAGCGAGGACGCCCGGGGCGAGAACCTCTCCGAGACCCGCGCGCTGCTGACCGAGCTGTCGCGCAACCGGGCCCGGCAGGGCTTCACGCCCAGTGAGACGGCCATCAGCGTGCTCGCGCTCAAGAAGGCGTTCGAACCGGCGCTGCGGGACGGAACGGCCGAGGACACCGACCGGTACCTGCGGCTGAGCCGGGTCCTCGACGACCTGGCCCTCTTCACCATCGAGACCTACACCCGCACCCGCGAGGAGATCATCAGCTCGCAGGCCGCCCAGCTCATGGAGCTGTCGACCCCCGTGGTCAAGCTCTGGGACGGCGTCATCGCCGTGCCCCTCGTGGGCACCCTGGACTCGGCCCGCACCCAGGTCGTGATGGAGAAGCTCCTCCAGGCCCTGGTGGACACCGGCTCCGAGCAGGCCATCATCGACATCACGGGCGTACCAGCCGTCGACACCCAGGTCGCCCAGCACCTGCTCAAGACGATCGTGGCGGCCCGGCTGATGGGCGCGGAGTGCACGGTCTCCGGCATCCGCCCGCAGATCGCGCAGACCATCGTGGCCCTGGGCATCGAGTTCGGCGACATCGTCACCAAGGCGACCCTCGCCGACGCCCTCCAGCTCGCGCTGCGGAAGTCCGGCATCGACCTCGTCGCGCACCAGGGCGGCGGGCGATGA
- a CDS encoding MarR family transcriptional regulator, which yields MPPQDMTTAASPSGGAAPEHPGPDRLLDSLQHQVAVFARRAEQTRLGGVGQVRNSMDRAAYLLLNRLDKEGPMGVKALAAGMGIDSSTVTRQVAPLVDTGLVKRTSHPEDGRAVVLQLSPRGQARLEEVRASRRELMSQVTDGWTQEERDTFCTLLTRFNGSLAARQAAYQPPQSD from the coding sequence ATGCCCCCTCAGGACATGACGACTGCTGCGTCTCCTTCCGGGGGCGCCGCCCCCGAACACCCGGGTCCCGACCGCCTGCTGGACTCCCTCCAGCACCAGGTGGCGGTCTTCGCCCGCCGTGCCGAGCAGACCCGCCTCGGCGGTGTCGGCCAGGTCCGCAACTCGATGGACCGGGCGGCGTACCTGCTGCTGAACCGCCTGGACAAGGAAGGCCCGATGGGCGTCAAGGCGCTCGCCGCGGGCATGGGGATCGACTCCTCGACCGTGACCCGGCAGGTGGCCCCGCTCGTGGACACCGGGCTGGTCAAGCGGACCTCGCACCCGGAGGACGGACGGGCCGTCGTGCTCCAGCTCTCCCCGCGCGGCCAGGCCCGTCTGGAGGAGGTCCGCGCCTCGCGGCGTGAGCTGATGTCGCAGGTGACGGACGGCTGGACGCAGGAGGAGCGGGACACCTTCTGCACACTGCTCACCCGGTTCAACGGTTCGCTGGCCGCGCGGCAGGCCGCGTACCAGCCGCCGCAGAGCGACTGA
- the ilvA gene encoding threonine ammonia-lyase: MTFRATARHPSLILDDVRGAQKMLSGVARVTALEGSRHLTELVGAPVHLKCENLQRTGSFKLRGAYVRISGLTPVERAAGVVAASAGNHAQGVALASSLLGVRSTVFMPVGAPLPKVAATQEYGAEVRLHGQVVDETLAAAQQYAEETGAVFIHPFDHPDIIAGQGTVGLEILEQCPEVRTIVVGIGGGGLAAGIAVAVKALRPDIRIVGVQAEGAAAYPPSLAAGHPVSLDDPVTMADGIKVGRPGDVPFAVIEELVDEVRTVTENELSSALLLCLERAKLVVEPAGASPVAALLSDPEAFRGPVVAVLSGGNVDPLLMQRVLRHGMSAAGRYLSLRLRLTDRPGALATLLAALTVADANVLDIGHVRTDPRLGLTEVEVDLHLETKGPRHCEEVEAVLRAEGYRVIG; the protein is encoded by the coding sequence ATGACGTTCCGCGCGACCGCCCGACACCCGTCCCTGATCCTCGACGACGTGCGGGGCGCGCAGAAAATGCTGTCCGGCGTGGCCAGAGTGACCGCCCTGGAGGGCAGCCGCCACCTCACCGAGCTGGTCGGCGCCCCCGTCCACCTCAAGTGCGAGAACCTCCAGCGCACCGGTTCCTTCAAACTGCGCGGCGCGTACGTCCGCATCTCCGGCCTCACCCCGGTGGAGCGGGCGGCCGGGGTGGTCGCCGCCAGCGCCGGGAACCACGCCCAGGGCGTCGCGCTCGCCTCCTCGCTCCTCGGCGTACGCTCCACCGTCTTCATGCCCGTCGGGGCGCCGCTCCCCAAGGTCGCCGCCACCCAGGAGTACGGGGCCGAGGTGCGGCTGCACGGCCAGGTCGTCGACGAGACGCTGGCCGCCGCGCAGCAGTACGCGGAGGAGACCGGCGCGGTCTTCATCCACCCCTTCGACCACCCCGACATCATCGCGGGCCAGGGCACGGTCGGGCTGGAGATCCTGGAGCAGTGCCCGGAGGTCCGCACCATCGTCGTCGGCATCGGCGGCGGGGGACTCGCGGCCGGGATCGCCGTCGCGGTGAAGGCGCTGCGCCCCGACATCCGCATCGTCGGCGTCCAGGCCGAGGGCGCCGCCGCCTACCCGCCCTCGCTGGCCGCAGGGCACCCGGTCTCCCTCGACGACCCCGTCACCATGGCCGACGGCATCAAGGTGGGGCGCCCCGGCGACGTCCCGTTCGCGGTGATCGAGGAGCTGGTCGACGAGGTCCGCACCGTCACCGAGAACGAGCTCTCCAGCGCCCTGTTGCTCTGCCTGGAGCGGGCCAAGCTGGTGGTGGAGCCGGCCGGGGCGAGCCCGGTGGCCGCGCTGCTCAGCGACCCGGAGGCGTTCCGGGGGCCGGTGGTGGCGGTGCTGTCGGGCGGCAACGTGGACCCGCTGCTGATGCAGCGCGTCCTGCGCCACGGCATGTCCGCCGCCGGCCGCTACCTCAGCCTGCGGCTGCGGCTCACCGACCGCCCGGGGGCGCTGGCCACCCTGCTGGCCGCACTCACCGTCGCCGACGCCAACGTGCTGGACATCGGCCATGTGCGCACCGACCCGCGCCTGGGCCTCACCGAGGTGGAGGTCGACCTCCACCTGGAGACCAAGGGCCCCCGCCACTGCGAGGAGGTCGAGGCGGTGCTGCGCGCGGAGGGGTACCGGGTC